A window of Shewanella mesophila contains these coding sequences:
- the secB gene encoding protein-export chaperone SecB gives MAEVANNEQQGPQFNIQRVYTKDISFETPNSPAVFQKEWNPEVKLDLDTRSAKLADDVFEVVLSLTVTAKNGEETAFLCEVQQAGIFAISGLTEQQLAHSLGAYCPNVLFPYAREAVGSLVSRGTFPQLNLAPVNFDALFAQYVQQRQAAAEAAPETAEEANV, from the coding sequence ATGGCTGAAGTAGCAAACAACGAACAACAGGGTCCACAGTTCAACATTCAACGTGTTTACACTAAAGATATCTCATTCGAAACACCAAACAGCCCAGCTGTGTTCCAAAAAGAGTGGAATCCAGAAGTTAAACTAGACCTAGATACTCGTAGCGCAAAATTGGCTGACGACGTATTTGAAGTGGTACTTTCTCTTACTGTTACTGCTAAAAACGGTGAAGAAACGGCATTTTTATGTGAAGTTCAGCAAGCTGGTATCTTCGCTATCAGTGGTCTAACAGAGCAACAACTTGCTCACTCTTTAGGTGCATACTGCCCTAACGTACTTTTCCCATATGCTCGTGAAGCCGTTGGTAGCCTTGTTTCTCGTGGTACTTTCCCACAACTAAACCTTGCACCAGTTAACTTTGACGCGCTATTTGCACAATATGTTCAACAGCGTCAAGCTGCTGCTGAAGCAGCACCAGAAACTGCTGAAGAAGCGAACGTTTAA
- a CDS encoding GGDEF domain-containing phosphodiesterase, with translation MSFVNHFLLLSDDNNSHETIPNWQISALRIILLSGLLLCVATAIDIFNSAIKFNYLWMIALTICFSSAMFLLLIASKRFYYTCSHLLLITIVLASVAMNLFLYDLELAKIGSMLMFVCPVIALMLIGYKSALGYALLNIVPFYIILHDIDLSILIGRQHQLPDANWYITGLIFLFFNICVPLAVARTIVAAKRLNDATLCSNAHLKDKNKLYRTFFIDSHRPKIIVDKHGNICDFNGKAAKLFGLKVRNSDDNKKRISTLIPSFNSEQHNPKDQILQYKDFYLRVINQKVSDSNFNVYDFYDCTAEQSIKSNLAIMEQENKRLRYRDSQTLLPNRDWFELQCDRLIAKRYKRFYVVVAQNVNNEYLNLKFGNLNSQKITVAAYKRLKGQTDAPLLCAHIGLGKIAFILGSHHKEGLENTLSKIKAILDKNYRFLGVKSAQSFVFGVAQYPEHGNSSSKVISHALETVKLANNDNIFSIYNETNSQSFLEKYELSMLLDEALQQGELEIHYQPKVTAAGQCIGFEALARWHSPILGIVSPTTFIPIAEEYRMISRLTDLVVQKVCAQIAEWTNKGISCVPIAINISLLDFSQSDFLAKLVKHLADFNVRPNQIELELTETALEANKGLSLNLLKTLQSWGFTISVDDFGVGYSNIARLADYPIDKLKLDRSLINQVTTSKRQRCIVKTIHNMCEELEIKCVSEGVETEQQVQIMTRMGCKEFQGFYFSKPLTVNQLSNHVQKHGLIFTPNKPAAETPQQIRSISA, from the coding sequence ATGTCATTTGTTAACCATTTTTTACTACTATCCGATGACAATAACTCACATGAAACCATACCTAATTGGCAAATAAGTGCACTAAGAATAATCTTGTTGTCGGGGCTATTACTCTGTGTAGCAACGGCAATTGATATATTTAATTCTGCAATTAAATTCAATTACCTCTGGATGATCGCACTAACAATTTGCTTTTCATCTGCTATGTTTTTGCTATTAATAGCAAGTAAACGCTTCTACTACACTTGCTCCCACCTTTTACTCATAACGATTGTTTTAGCCAGTGTTGCAATGAACTTGTTTCTCTATGACTTAGAACTGGCCAAAATAGGCTCTATGCTAATGTTTGTTTGCCCAGTTATAGCACTAATGCTTATCGGTTATAAATCGGCACTAGGTTATGCATTATTGAATATTGTGCCGTTCTACATAATTTTACACGACATCGATTTATCAATTCTAATAGGGCGTCAGCATCAACTTCCTGATGCAAATTGGTATATCACAGGCCTCATTTTTCTCTTCTTTAATATATGTGTTCCCTTAGCCGTTGCTCGAACGATAGTGGCTGCCAAACGACTCAATGATGCAACCTTATGTTCTAATGCCCACTTGAAAGACAAAAACAAACTTTACCGAACATTCTTCATTGATTCCCACAGGCCAAAAATCATCGTTGATAAGCATGGTAATATTTGTGATTTTAATGGAAAAGCCGCCAAACTCTTTGGTTTAAAAGTGAGAAATAGCGACGATAACAAAAAGCGAATATCGACATTAATACCCAGTTTCAATTCAGAACAACACAATCCAAAAGACCAAATATTGCAATATAAAGATTTTTATCTACGGGTAATTAACCAAAAAGTATCTGACTCCAATTTCAACGTATATGACTTTTATGATTGCACCGCAGAGCAGAGCATTAAAAGCAATTTAGCCATTATGGAGCAGGAGAATAAGCGTTTACGCTATCGAGATAGCCAAACCTTGTTACCCAATAGAGATTGGTTTGAATTGCAATGCGATAGATTAATCGCAAAGCGGTATAAACGATTTTACGTTGTTGTAGCCCAAAATGTTAACAACGAATATTTAAACTTAAAGTTTGGCAACCTTAACTCTCAAAAAATCACGGTTGCGGCCTATAAACGATTAAAAGGTCAAACTGATGCACCACTTCTATGTGCTCATATCGGTCTAGGAAAAATAGCTTTTATCCTAGGCTCACACCACAAAGAGGGCTTAGAAAACACGTTAAGCAAAATCAAAGCTATCCTAGATAAAAATTATCGTTTTTTGGGAGTAAAATCAGCTCAATCCTTTGTCTTTGGCGTCGCTCAATATCCTGAACATGGAAACTCAAGCAGTAAAGTCATCTCTCATGCTTTGGAAACCGTGAAACTAGCTAACAATGACAATATCTTCAGTATCTACAACGAAACAAACTCTCAGAGTTTTCTAGAGAAATATGAACTCTCCATGCTACTGGATGAAGCGTTACAACAAGGAGAATTAGAGATACATTACCAACCCAAAGTAACAGCAGCAGGCCAATGTATTGGCTTTGAAGCCCTTGCTCGATGGCACAGTCCAATATTAGGTATCGTATCTCCAACTACGTTCATCCCCATCGCTGAAGAATACCGAATGATTAGCCGTTTAACGGATTTAGTTGTTCAAAAAGTCTGCGCGCAAATAGCAGAATGGACAAACAAAGGCATATCATGTGTTCCCATTGCAATAAACATCTCTTTATTAGACTTTAGCCAATCTGATTTTTTAGCTAAATTGGTTAAGCACTTAGCAGACTTCAACGTTAGACCCAATCAAATTGAACTAGAGCTGACAGAAACAGCACTTGAAGCGAATAAAGGGCTCTCGCTCAACCTACTTAAAACTCTCCAATCTTGGGGTTTTACTATCTCTGTCGATGACTTTGGCGTGGGCTATTCTAATATTGCTAGGTTGGCCGATTATCCTATCGATAAACTCAAACTAGATCGTTCACTTATAAATCAAGTCACAACATCAAAGCGTCAACGATGCATCGTTAAGACAATTCATAATATGTGTGAAGAGTTAGAGATTAAGTGTGTTTCCGAAGGGGTTGAAACCGAACAACAAGTACAAATTATGACACGAATGGGCTGCAAGGAATTCCAAGGCTTTTATTTTTCAAAACCACTAACCGTAAACCAGCTTTCAAATCATGTACAAAAACATGGTTTGATATTTACCCCAAACAAGCCTGCAGCAGAGACCCCTCAACAGATAAGGTCTATCTCAGCTTAA
- a CDS encoding NAD(P)/FAD-dependent oxidoreductase, translating to MKHHDVIIIGAGAAGLMCAATAGYRGRDVLVLDNAKQAGRKILISGGGRCNFTNQKVEPSNFICRNPHFVKSALARYPSQDFIELVERHGIEYHQRDHGQLFCNDSAKEIVTMLLTECEWAGAKIQLRTEITSVAKDDSGLFVLETSKGQYSCQSLVVATGGLSMPKLGATPFGYQLAEQFGLELLPTHAGLVPFTWHSEQKQKFEPLSGIAVPSTITAKDGTQFSEALLFTHRGLSGPAVLQISNYWKAGETISINLLPHMDAEQALAQALEQHPKQSLRNTLSQWLPKRLIEVLFEESLLNMALNQLVHAQRDQIVIDLHQWQLLMNGTEGYRTAEVTLGGVDTDELSSKDMQSKKVPGLFFAGEVMDVSGWLGGFNFQWAWASGVAAGQAV from the coding sequence GTGAAACATCATGACGTGATCATTATCGGAGCCGGGGCTGCGGGACTTATGTGTGCAGCAACCGCAGGATATAGAGGTCGTGATGTATTGGTGTTAGATAACGCTAAACAGGCGGGTCGTAAAATCCTGATCAGCGGTGGTGGGCGGTGTAACTTTACTAATCAAAAAGTTGAGCCCAGTAATTTTATCTGTCGCAATCCTCATTTCGTTAAATCTGCACTCGCGCGTTACCCTTCTCAGGACTTTATCGAACTGGTCGAGCGTCATGGGATTGAATATCATCAGCGTGATCACGGCCAGTTGTTTTGTAATGACTCAGCTAAAGAGATAGTCACCATGTTGCTCACCGAGTGTGAATGGGCTGGCGCCAAAATTCAGCTTAGAACTGAAATCACCTCTGTCGCTAAGGATGATTCTGGCTTGTTCGTATTGGAAACATCCAAGGGTCAATACAGTTGCCAATCTTTGGTTGTGGCTACTGGTGGCTTATCTATGCCCAAACTGGGTGCAACGCCGTTTGGCTATCAACTTGCCGAGCAATTTGGCCTTGAGCTATTACCTACCCATGCAGGCTTGGTTCCTTTTACTTGGCATAGTGAACAAAAACAAAAGTTTGAGCCGTTATCTGGTATTGCCGTCCCCAGCACTATTACAGCCAAAGATGGCACCCAGTTTAGTGAAGCCTTGTTATTCACTCACAGAGGCCTCTCTGGCCCCGCTGTTCTGCAAATTTCTAATTATTGGAAAGCGGGTGAGACTATCTCGATAAACCTATTACCCCATATGGATGCAGAGCAAGCATTAGCACAGGCGCTCGAACAGCACCCTAAACAAAGTTTACGCAATACCCTGAGTCAGTGGTTGCCAAAGCGTCTGATCGAAGTGTTATTCGAGGAGTCTTTGCTTAACATGGCGCTGAACCAATTGGTGCACGCTCAGCGAGATCAAATTGTTATCGATTTGCATCAATGGCAGTTATTGATGAATGGCACAGAAGGTTATCGCACCGCTGAAGTGACGCTAGGTGGCGTCGACACCGATGAGCTTTCCTCAAAAGATATGCAGAGTAAGAAGGTGCCGGGATTATTTTTTGCGGGTGAAGTGATGGATGTTAGCGGCTGGCTCGGCGGATTCAATTTCCAGTGGGCATGGGCATCCGGTGTCGCGGCAGGGCAAGCAGTTTAG
- the gpsA gene encoding NAD(P)H-dependent glycerol-3-phosphate dehydrogenase, whose product MNNTADITVLGAGSYGTALAISLASNGHKTLLWGHEPEHIENLKRDRCNQAFLPGIALPDLLIPEADLATALAASNNVLVVVPSHVFGLVLKQAKPLLRKDARIVWATKGLEPETGRLLQEVAREVLGDQYPLAVLSGPTFAKELAAGMPTAISVAGTDDTFTKELVELLHSPSRLRVYANDDFTGLQLGGAVKNVIAISAGMSDGIGFGANARTALITRGLVELTRLGEAIGAQASTFMGMAGLGDLVLTCTDNQSRNRRFGLALGQGKDVDTAQAEIGQVVEGYRNTKEVYTLAKRLGVEMPITEQVYRVLYQGGTPHEAAKALLARDKKSETSDSDS is encoded by the coding sequence ATGAACAACACTGCCGATATCACGGTACTGGGGGCGGGCTCTTATGGCACCGCCCTTGCTATTTCTTTAGCCAGTAACGGTCATAAAACATTGCTTTGGGGCCACGAGCCTGAACATATCGAAAACCTCAAGCGGGATCGATGTAACCAAGCATTTTTACCCGGTATTGCACTACCCGACTTACTCATTCCTGAAGCTGATTTGGCAACCGCGTTAGCCGCATCTAACAATGTGCTCGTCGTCGTACCGAGTCATGTTTTTGGGCTTGTTCTCAAGCAAGCTAAACCATTGCTACGCAAAGATGCGCGCATTGTTTGGGCTACCAAAGGGTTAGAACCTGAAACCGGGCGTTTACTGCAAGAGGTTGCGCGTGAAGTGTTAGGTGATCAATATCCTCTGGCGGTATTGTCTGGGCCCACGTTTGCTAAAGAACTGGCTGCTGGTATGCCAACGGCTATTTCGGTAGCGGGCACAGATGATACCTTTACTAAGGAATTAGTTGAGTTACTCCACAGTCCAAGTCGTTTACGTGTCTATGCCAATGATGATTTTACTGGCTTACAGCTTGGTGGTGCGGTTAAAAATGTTATCGCTATTAGCGCGGGTATGTCTGATGGTATCGGCTTTGGGGCCAATGCGCGTACCGCATTGATTACTCGTGGACTGGTTGAGTTAACTCGTCTTGGTGAGGCTATCGGAGCACAAGCCTCAACCTTTATGGGGATGGCGGGCCTCGGTGACTTGGTACTGACTTGTACCGATAACCAATCTCGAAACCGTCGCTTCGGATTGGCGTTGGGCCAAGGTAAAGATGTTGATACTGCTCAAGCTGAAATTGGTCAGGTGGTCGAAGGCTACCGAAATACCAAAGAGGTTTATACCTTAGCTAAGCGTTTAGGTGTTGAAATGCCGATTACAGAGCAAGTTTATCGCGTGTTATATCAAGGTGGAACACCCCATGAAGCCGCTAAAGCGCTGTTAGCTCGAGATAAAAAGTCAGAGACTTCCGATAGCGACTCATAG